The Amycolatopsis jiangsuensis nucleotide sequence CGCCGACCAGTCGAGCGCCGCCGCGTTCTGACCGCGGCGCGGCGGCCCGCGCTACGCTGGCCGCGGACCGATTCTGGAGGGTGAGCAGCACCGGATGCACCAGGAGTTCTTCTCGCCGATGGCGTTCGACTTCCTGTGGGAGTCGATGGAGCTGGGCGAGCTGCCGTACCCGCTGCGGGTCCGTTCGCACGGGGACACCCAGGACGAGCGGGTGTCGCTGCGGCACCGGATCGACGCCGAGCTGAAGGCACGCGACCTGCGCGACGCGCGCGGTCGCGTGGAACCGCGGCTGGACGACTGGCTCGGCCTGCTCGCGCGGGCCCCGGTCACGATCGACGGGCTGCACATCCCGGAGTTCGAGGCCCATCCGGTCGGCCTGCTCGCGGCGGGTGACGAGCGCACCGGCGTGCTCGCGATCCAGGACGCGGACGGCATCTGGCTGCGCGAGACCCCGGCCGACGGGCTGGTCTCCGCGGTCGTGAACCTGCTGCCGGCAGGCAGGCGCGGCACCGAGGCGTCGGTCACCCTGCCGCTGGACGAGGCACTGCACACCCGGCCGATCCGGGTGCCGGTGGCCGCGGGCGGTGCGGGCGAGGCCGAGGAGAAGGGCCGCCGGGCGAGACGGCAGTCACTCAGCGAGCGCGCCACGGTCGACCCGCGGGAGACCTACGGGCTGATCGCCGGCCAGCCGCGGCTGCGCGGCGGTCAGCTCGCAGCGAACAGCCGCACCCAGCTCGGCTCCCGGCAGCGGTCCCGGGTACTGGGCTGGTTCGACACCGCCACCGGACGGTATTTGAGCTTGTCACGGGCCGGAACGGACGGCAGGGAGTGGGTGACCGTGGCCCCCGCGGACCCGAAGACACTGCGGACGCGGCTGGGTGAGATGGTCTCGTCCGTGGCGGACAGCACCCGCTGACTGCCCGGGTCCGGGAACCCTCACGCGGGATCGGCCGTTGACCTGCGAGAGGCTCACCAGGGCCCATCGCCCGGCCGGACGGTACCCTGGTGGGAAGGGTGCCTGGCGGCACCCCGGGTCAAGATCGCGATGGCGGGTATCACAGGAGCCGCCCAACCAGGGAGGGTCGAGGCCGCAAAGGCCGAGTCGTATGAACCGGAAGAGCGTGCTCAGGAACCCACTGCTGTGGATCGTCGCGGGGTTGCTGGCGTTGTTCGCCTACAACACGATCTTCGACAGCGATCGTGGCTACACGCAGGCTCCCATCTCGGTGGCGAACCAGCAGATCGCCCAGGGGCACATCAAGGAAGCCAGCCTCGAGGACAAGGAGCAGCAGCTCAAGCTGCAGCTCACCCAGAAGGTCGATGTCGACGGCACCCAGACCGACCAGATCATCGCGCAGTACCCGGCGGACGCCACGAGCTCCATCTACACCGCGCTGACCAACGCGAAGGTCGACGGCCAGCCGATCAAGCTCACCACCAAGGTGACCCAGCAGTCGCTGTTCACCCAGATCCTGATCTTCGCCATCCCGCTGGCGCTGGTGCTGGGTCTGCTGATGTGGATGATGAACAACGCGCAGGGTGGCGGGAACCGCGTCCTCAACTTCGGCAAGTCCAAGGCCAAGCAGCTGAACAAGGACATGCCGAAGACCACCTTCGGGGACGTCGCGGGTGCCGACGAGGCAGTCGAAGAGCTGTACGAGATCAAGGACTTCCTGCAGAACCCGGCGCGCTACCAGGCGCTCGGCGCGAAGATCCCGAAGGGCGTGCTGCTCTACGGCCCACCGGGTACCGGTAAGACGCTGCTCGCGCGTGCCGTCGCCGGCGAGGCGGGAGTGCCGTTCTACACGATCTCCGGCTCCGACTTCGTCGAGATGTTCGTCGGTGTGGGTGCCTCCCGGGTGCGTGACCTGTTCGAGCAGGCCAAGCAGAACGCACCGTGCATCATCTTCGTCGACGAGATCGACGCGGTCGGCCGCCAGCGCGGCGCCGGCCTCGGCGGTGGCCACGACGAGCGTGAGCAGACGCTGAACCAGCTGCTCGTCGAGATGGACGGCTTCGACGCCCGCGGCGGCATCATCCTGATCGCGGCCACCAACCGGCCGGACATCCTGGACCCGGCGCTGCTGCGTCCCGGCCGGTTCGACCGGCAGATCCCGGTGTCCGCACCGGACCTGCGTGGCCGCAAGGCGATCCTCGAGGTGCACGCGAAGGGCAAGCCGATCGCGCAGGGCACCGACCTGAGCGGGCTCGCCAAGCGCACCGTCGGCATGTCCGGTGCCGACCTGGCCAACGTGCTCAACGAGGCCGCGTTGCTCACCGCCCGGCAGAACGGGCACGTGATCTCCGACGCCGCGCTGGAGGAGTCGGTCGACCGGGTGGTCGGCGGTCCGGCGCGCAAGAGCCGGATCATCTCCGAGAAGGAGAAGAAGATCACCGCCTACCACGAGGGCGGGCACGCGCTCGCCGCGTGGGCGATGCCGGACATCGAACCGGTGTACAAGCTGACCATCCTGCCGCGCGGCCGTACCGGCGGGCACGCCCTGCTGGTGCCCGAGGACGACAAGCAGCTGATGACCCGGTCGGAGATGATCGGCAGGCTGGTCTTCGCGATGGGTGGCCGCACGGCCGAGGAACTGGTGTTCCACGAGCCGACCACCGGCGCGTCCTCGGACATCGAGCAGGCCACCAAGATCGCCCGCGCGATGGTCACCGAGTACGGCATGAGCGCGCGGCTGGGTGCGGTCAAGTACGGCCAAGAGCAGGGCGACCCGTTCCTCGGCCGGTCCGCGGGACGGCAGGCCGACTACTCGCTCGAGGTGGCGCACGAAATCGACGAGGAGGTGCGCAAGCTCATCGAGACCGCGCACACCGAGGCGTGGCACGTGCTCAACACCTACCGCGACGTGCTGGACAACCTGGTCCTGGAAGTGCTGGACAAGGAGACGCTGCAGCGCAAGGACCTCGAGCGGATCTTCGCGACCGTCGAGAAGCGCCCGCACATCACCGTCTTCAACGAGTTCGGGGAGCGCACCCCGTCGGACAAGCCACCGGTGAAGACCCCGGGTGAGCTGGCGATGGAGCGTGGCGAGCCCTGGCCGCCGCCGGAGAAGGAGAAGCCGGTGCTGCAGCCGGCGCCGACCCCGGTCGCCACCGCGCCCGGCGGCGGCGAGCTGCCCGGCGGTCCGCCGTACCCGGCTCCCGACCCCAACGCCAACCCGTACGCCCCGCCGCAGAACGGCGGTCGCCCGAACGGTGGGTCGAACGGCAGCGGCCGCTGGCCGCAGTCGTATGGTGGGCAGCAGCCGGGCGGTCCGGCGGGCGGCTACCAGCAGGGTGGTCCGGGTGGTGCGCAGAGCGGTCCGCCGAACTACGGGGCTCCTCCCGGCTGGACTCCGGCGACGTCCCCGGGTGGTCAGCAGCCGTGGCGTCCCGCCGAGGACCGTCCGCGTGAGCAGGGCTGGTTCGCCGACGGCGCGAACGGCCAGCAGCCGGACGAGGGGCAGCAGCGGCGTGACGTGGACGGACCGGACAACAGGCAGTAACGACGGCGTC carries:
- the ftsH gene encoding ATP-dependent zinc metalloprotease FtsH codes for the protein MNRKSVLRNPLLWIVAGLLALFAYNTIFDSDRGYTQAPISVANQQIAQGHIKEASLEDKEQQLKLQLTQKVDVDGTQTDQIIAQYPADATSSIYTALTNAKVDGQPIKLTTKVTQQSLFTQILIFAIPLALVLGLLMWMMNNAQGGGNRVLNFGKSKAKQLNKDMPKTTFGDVAGADEAVEELYEIKDFLQNPARYQALGAKIPKGVLLYGPPGTGKTLLARAVAGEAGVPFYTISGSDFVEMFVGVGASRVRDLFEQAKQNAPCIIFVDEIDAVGRQRGAGLGGGHDEREQTLNQLLVEMDGFDARGGIILIAATNRPDILDPALLRPGRFDRQIPVSAPDLRGRKAILEVHAKGKPIAQGTDLSGLAKRTVGMSGADLANVLNEAALLTARQNGHVISDAALEESVDRVVGGPARKSRIISEKEKKITAYHEGGHALAAWAMPDIEPVYKLTILPRGRTGGHALLVPEDDKQLMTRSEMIGRLVFAMGGRTAEELVFHEPTTGASSDIEQATKIARAMVTEYGMSARLGAVKYGQEQGDPFLGRSAGRQADYSLEVAHEIDEEVRKLIETAHTEAWHVLNTYRDVLDNLVLEVLDKETLQRKDLERIFATVEKRPHITVFNEFGERTPSDKPPVKTPGELAMERGEPWPPPEKEKPVLQPAPTPVATAPGGGELPGGPPYPAPDPNANPYAPPQNGGRPNGGSNGSGRWPQSYGGQQPGGPAGGYQQGGPGGAQSGPPNYGAPPGWTPATSPGGQQPWRPAEDRPREQGWFADGANGQQPDEGQQRRDVDGPDNRQ
- a CDS encoding ESX secretion-associated protein EspG, translating into MHQEFFSPMAFDFLWESMELGELPYPLRVRSHGDTQDERVSLRHRIDAELKARDLRDARGRVEPRLDDWLGLLARAPVTIDGLHIPEFEAHPVGLLAAGDERTGVLAIQDADGIWLRETPADGLVSAVVNLLPAGRRGTEASVTLPLDEALHTRPIRVPVAAGGAGEAEEKGRRARRQSLSERATVDPRETYGLIAGQPRLRGGQLAANSRTQLGSRQRSRVLGWFDTATGRYLSLSRAGTDGREWVTVAPADPKTLRTRLGEMVSSVADSTR